The window GCGCCTCGTTGATGATCACGGCGAGCGGCGTTTTCAATGCATGGGCCAGATTGCCGACCTGAGTGCGCGCCCGGTCGATGATGTCCTGATTAGACTCGATAAGAGCGTTCAATTCCGTCTGCAACGGCTCGATTTCGGCGGGCAGCTTGCCTTCCAGGCGCTCGACCTTGCCAGACCGGATGCTCGCGAGGCCGCGTTCGATACGGCGCAGCGGCAAAAGACCGAAGCGGACCTGAAAGACCGTCGCCGCCAAAAGGCCGAGGCCAACGAGCGACAGCGCACTCGAGAGGCGTGCGCGGAATTTCGCGATCGTCTCTTCGAACCAATCCATCGGACCCGCGACGATGATCGAATATCGCGTGTGTTCGGGGTCGTGGCCGGGTGAATCGATGAACTCAAGGATGCGAATGGTGGAGCCCGTCGGGCCGGGAACGTTCATCCAGCGGGTGCCCGTGTCGTCCGTTGGGAATTTGCGATCGTAGGGCGACGGCAGAATGCCTGTGGCGAGCGATGGCGAGACAAGGCGCAGGCCCGGAGCGCCATCGATCGGATGGATCTGCCAATACCATCCCGATTGCGTCACCTCGAAAAGCGGCTCGTAAAGGTTCGGCGGAAGAACCGGAATGTCGCCGGTCGTGCTCATGCTGTCGATGGTGATCTGCGTGAGCAGCTTCTTCAATTGCGCATCGAAGCTCAGCTGTACGTCTTCGCGATAGAGCGAGTAGATCAGATAGCCGGCGAGCGGCAGCGCCAGCAGCGTCCATGCTGCAGCGGTCGCGAAGAGCCTCAACGCGAGCGAATTAAGCCTCATCTGCTCCGTGGCTCATGCGGTAACCGAGACCGCGCACGGTCTGGATAACATCGCCGGGGATTTTCTTGCGAAGGCGGCCGATGAAAACTTCGATCGTGTTCGAGTCACGGTCGAAATCCTGATCGTAGAGATGCTCCACGAGTTCCGTGCGCGACACGACGCGACCGTTATGGTGCATCAGATACGCCAA is drawn from Hyphomicrobium methylovorum and contains these coding sequences:
- a CDS encoding sensor histidine kinase; this encodes MRLNSLALRLFATAAAWTLLALPLAGYLIYSLYREDVQLSFDAQLKKLLTQITIDSMSTTGDIPVLPPNLYEPLFEVTQSGWYWQIHPIDGAPGLRLVSPSLATGILPSPYDRKFPTDDTGTRWMNVPGPTGSTIRILEFIDSPGHDPEHTRYSIIVAGPMDWFEETIAKFRARLSSALSLVGLGLLAATVFQVRFGLLPLRRIERGLASIRSGKVERLEGKLPAEIEPLQTELNALIESNQDIIDRARTQVGNLAHALKTPLAVIINEARDDSTKAGEKVAEQAQLMRDQIGHYLDRARMAARAGVIGRVTPVEETVEPLIRTIERIHAEKGIAISFTIEDGAKFQGEKQDLEEMLGNLLDNACKWGRSRVYLAASIEPQEVATRRRQIRISVEDDGPGLSAEERTKIGKRGLRLDESKPGSGLGLSIVNDLAASYHGRLALEASGHGGLKAILFLPAA